The following nucleotide sequence is from Pseudoliparis swirei isolate HS2019 ecotype Mariana Trench chromosome 7, NWPU_hadal_v1, whole genome shotgun sequence.
ATGTGAAGTTATTAGTTTAAATGGAATGTTCAGTGTGTGACTTTGAAATGTTATGAATTaactaagaaaaaaaaaacaagaacatttgACAAAAATTTCAGATAATTCTTTTCCTTCAAGTCTCAAAATAgcaacaaaacatatttttatataaacaaCTATTTATGCCACATAcatggaaaaaataaacatctattttaaatgtttacctgCGTGGAAAGAAAATGAATTAACATGTCTCTTGTGCTACTTGTTGCCtattattacatataatatataataaacacgTATTATACACATCGTACTTCAATTGATGATATTGGAGAACATCATGTGGATATAACTCTGCATTAAGCGTTGACTTCCGATAACattgacaaatatatatatatatatatcttttttatggTTTCTTGCATTCTCCTTCTacgcctacattacccacaatgcaacagtcGTGCTGTGCTCCCGGTGGCTAGCGTAGGGTGTCGGTGAGGCGACTGACTTTCGAGCTGACGGCGGttctaataatattaaatattaaatgcgAAGCTACGACATGCGGCCAGAAGTATGTGTGGACACCCACAGTGTCGTAGCACCCGCGGGTGCTGTGATGTCACCAGATGACCTCACGCTGTTGGTCACATCGTGCGTGTGAATGAGGTCATCATTCACAAATTACTCAAGGGTCAAAAGGTCGGATTTTAAGAGGGATTGAttctttgtgcgtgtgtgtgtgtgcgtgtgtctatgtgtgtgtatgtctgtgtgtgtatgtacgtctatgtgtgtgtgtgtttgtgtatgtctatgtgtgtgtgtgtgtttgtgtgtgtgtatgtctatgtgtttgTACGTCTATGTgtttgcgcgtgtgtgtgtgtgtttaggtctatgtgtttgtgcgtgtgtgtgtgtgtttgtgtatgcgtgtgagtgtgtgtgtgctggccgCATGTTGCAGTTTCATCTCAAGTGCTTCAGGCTGATTGGCCGTCGCCCTCGCCACGCTCGTGGCTCCTGACGCCCCCGTTGGCCTCCAGGGGCGACTGCAGGGGCGACTGCAGGGGCGACTGCAGGGGCGACTGCAGGGGCGACTGCAGGGGCGACTGCGGGGGCGACTGTGGGGGGGACTTGAGGTGGTCCGGCAGCAGGACCTCCACAGTGAAGCTGATCCTCTTGGCCTGGAAGATGCTGTACGTGTTGTCAAACCTGAGGACGTCTGCGGGAAACACAAATTTAAATATTGATCCAACTCTAAATCTCATATTAACCGCTCATCTTAAAGCCGCCTGAAAGCCACTCACAGACTCCCGGCTGCTCGCAGGTCAGCGAGCCGTCCTCCGGCACCAGGTGGGAGTTGTACCGCTGGCTGAGCACCACCTCGTGCATCTGGGACGCCTTCTTCCACTCGCCCCTTTTTCCCTTCAGGAACACCCCGAAGCCGATGTCCGCGCTTTGGGTGGAAAACTGCcacctggagaggagagagaggaaagagttcATAAGACAAATAAGACAACATTAGAAAAAtaagacaataaaacaaataagacaataaaacaaattagaccaaattaaaaaaataagacaataaaacaaataacacaAGAAGACAATAAGATAATAAGACAAATAAGATGAAATAGATGATATAAATAGTGCAAGAAATATTAGTATCTTCAATTTACagaatataaaattaaaacaaagtgcACAGGTAATGATAAACAGTATTGTACTTGGTGTTAGGCTGGTCAAATATTACATTTCGAGTTTGTGGCACGCTTTGTTGGCTTTGTgtggttttgttttattatagtTGTACAACTTAAACAACTTGAATTCATTATTTTCACTGGTTGTTTAATTTGACACTTTAATTTCTATTAATCCGTTAATTTCGTTAAGTCTGTAAAATGAAGAAATCCAATCAAACTGTGAAGAtgttaaataaaagtaatttcTCTGCTCTAAAAGAACTAAAATAAAGTTTTCATCTGACCTGAGGACGCATCCTGGGAACAGGATCTCTTGGTCCACCTGCTGGGAGGAGCCCCGGCTGACGGTCATGCACCGCTCGTagtccaccttcacgtggtcccgCACGTAGTAGGAAGGGGGAACTGGGCCCACGTTGTGGATCTGCAGCCCGAGGCACGAACAGAGTTAGAGGTCAAGGGGTCGGAGAGTTATTAGTTATATGAAATATTGAAAAAGAGAAAGCCATCACTTACTGCGGCTTTGTCTGAATGCTGCGCATTTTAAcacttttgcacacacacaaaaaacatctcACTCTTCCAAAGTTTATTCACACAAATATGAAACCAAATGTTCCCACAGCTGCACAATGCAGTACAGAAAGCAGCCAGCAGGGGGGAGGGATTTTAGTGAGCACTTAAATCCATGAAATAGATAAATGACAGACTTATTTATCTATTATTTATCGGACTCAATACAATCTGTTATTTTGTAAACATAAAAACAGATTGTATTGAGTTACATAAGCTGGTGGAATGTGATTTCACAAACACAGTTGTTAAGCATTAATTATAAAGGGAAGATGAAGGGAAACCACTCCTCTAAACGTCTTCAAGTAATGTGAAACCAAGTGATCCCAGAGCTGCACAATGCAGTACAGGAAGCAGCCAGCAGAGGGCCGGGATTTTAGTGAGCGTCAGTTAAAGCCATGAAATGACATGAAATGACATGAAATAAACACCACAGACACAGTTGTTGAGCATTACTTATAAAGGGAAGACAAAGTGAAACCACTTCTCTAAAAGTCTTAATGAAACATGAAAGTTAAGAAAACTTAAGAAACACTAGATCCGTTATTGGGGTACATAAAGGAAGGCattactaaacacacacacacacacacacacacacacacacacacacacacacacacacacacacacacacacacacacacacacacacacacacacacacacacacacacacacacacacacacacacacacacacacacacacacacacacacacacacacacacacacacacacacacacacacacacacatcaggcatCTCTCAAGCTACTTTTTTGGGTCTCATCACAACAATTCTGGCTAATTTTTTGAGTCTCACGACAAAGATTTTACAGATTTGACCAAAGATAAAGGAGGAAATGTCATATGTAGTCATATGAGATGCACAACAGCATTTTATAAGATTTGATATCCAAAGTCATTTTTTtcctgcaattaaaaaaaatgatgataTCAAAAGGGTAATAACTTTGATATCTTTCAACCTGGACTGTATTTTTCATTCTCCCTCAATACTGGACACACTACAAGCGTCCTCGTCAGACACGTAGACCCCAACACCAAAAGTTCCACTTTTAACAGCTCTTAACATGTTTGACAATCAAACTAATATTGGAATCTtgaaaattaagaaaataaatgatcaaaagGTTCTTTGAACTCCACCAAGAAACCATCTTTGCATACAATTTCCAAACATAATTGTAAATTCCTTCAGGCCCAATTCATAGAGGAATAAttcaacattttgagaaatgtcACATGCTGGACGGACTACTTCCTGGAttgactaccccccccccccccccccccgctgcctttatgctaagctatggCTGCTAGCATAAGTTGCAGATCTGGTTTCAATCTTCTCGTCTAACTCGATTGAGCGCATTTCCCAAAAAATtgtgaactcctcctcctcttccagtaAGATTCCTATGAGCTAACAGAcaaagtacacacagtacaacgtccaggacacacacacgaggagctAAACTAGACAAAAAGGTGAACACTCTGAGGCCGAGCGCTTCAATTCCTTGAATCTTGAACGGAGACCAAAATTAATTTCCCTCCTTTCCCGTTGCTCATCTTTCCTGGGTCGACATCTTTATCTACAGAAACAAACGCCAAGGTCAGTTTTCTTCTCGTCTAGAGTTCATCTATGAAATGCACCTAgtgaagctgctgctctctACGCCGCTGCCTTGACGAGCTGAAGCCATTTCTCATCTGCGTGTTTCCTGTGAAGCGTCTGCCAGCGTCGTCATATTTCTGTCCGTCAcactaattgtgtttttttgcatcCTTCCTATAAACTGTGCCGCTGTATTGATTCATTCGACCCGGCCCAGAATagccctttgttgttgttgttgttgacgcgcTGGGATCAAACCGGCCGTCTCGTCATGTGTCACATGATCCGTGTTACAGAGTCGGCAGCATTAACGTTTTATGGAGGTCTCATTAGATGAGATGGGAGTGGGAGCTCGCACGACACGTGAGGTTTGCCAGTTAGATGTTAAACCGACATGTGTCATGTGCACGGCGTGCATGTTAGCAGTGAGATAAGAGATAAGAGTCTTTCTGCAAAGCAAAGCTGAAAGCTGCCAAGCTACATGAGCACAAGAGACAAACCAGTGAGAGGAAACTACAGGggcatatataaataaatatatatttatattcatataaataaatatttatataaatatatatatatttataattatataaatatatatgtatacaaatatataaataaatatatttatataaataaatattttcataagtaaatatatttatataaataaatatttacatttatttatataaataaatatttatttatataaataaatattgatatttttttttatttttattatgtgtaaatatgtatttatatatatacagtcaggTCCATCAATATTTAGACATTGACACAATTTTCATCATGTTGtctctgtacaccaccacaatggattttgaatgaaacaatcaagatgtgctttaagagcagacttaacactgtcttcacttcctgatgccccaagaagcatcaggaagtgaagacagtgGAAGTAGAGGCCTGGTAGAGCAGCACCAGGGACGAAACCCAATGTCTGGTGATGTCTCTGGGTTCCAGACTTCAGCTGTCATTGACTACAAAGGATTTGCAACCAAGTATTAAAATTGACAATTACAATGATGACgatgttagtttgtccaattacttttgatCCCTTTAAAAGGAGGGTCCACCTATAcaatgtgttgtaattcctacaccgttcacgtgatgtggatgtaaagaccctcaaattaaagctgaaagtctgctcttaaagaacatcttgattgtttcattcaaaatccattcTGGTGGTCTACAGAGACAACATGATGAAAATGGTATCAATGTCCAAATATTGATGGACCTGACTGTATGTATAaaaattaatgtatatataaatacatatttatatcaatatgtatttatataaatatatatatatttatatataaaaatatacacaaCCAGCCCCTCTTGGGTGTGCGGTTCGTGTTGGATTCCCTGACTCACCTTGGTCCGACAGCGAGGGTCTCCATCGGGATCCGTCAGTTTCCCCCCGTACATCACCGGCAGCTCCTCCGGGTCGATGTACTTCATTAAGACTTCCTGCCAGTTAGCTGCAGCGACAACAACAGGTCCGTTGGtcagaacggggggggggggggggggtgttcaatAAGATGAGAGGCCTCACCCCCGAGGATGTGGATCTTCTGCCTGGTGTTCTCACTCAGGAAGTGCTTGACGAGGTTGTAGGCCACGGGGAACAGTTTGGGTGCTGCGGGGggacatttgtatatatatttatttatttatttatatacatatatatatatatgatgattAAAATTATGAGTACAGTGACACACGGGAAGGACAGATTTACCTTTGATGACAAACAGCCTTTTCAGGCCTTCTGGGTAGTTTTCTTCAAACATCTGGAGGATCTGgtgacacacagggacacgcaCTGTCTTTGGAacgatactgtgtgtgtgtgcgtgtgcgtgtgcgtgtgtgtatgccttTACCTCCCCATAGGTTTCTATAGCGGGCTTCCATAAGTGCTTGAGGCCCAGACCTTCTACGTCGTAGATCATGGTGATGCCCTCCACGTTCCTCTCCAGCTggggacagaaacacacagagatgttgttcttcaataaaagcatacaatataaaaacaatgtgCATCAGACATCACATTTGGTTTGTATCAGGAGACTATTGTACCGCGGCTCAGAGAACACAATCACAAGGTCACGTGTTtgataaaggaaaataaacaccaCTAAAATAAACACCACTAAAATAAACAATAggtgtgtttttattcatgtaGTAATTTGACTCCTTTTCCATCAGACGGGCAACCATTTGGGCACTCTGGTTTTCTACCTAGTGGCCAATCCTATTGCTGCTCGTATGATGTGATGACTACATTTACTTTGAGTaatgcataatatatatatatataaatacatatgaatatatatttatttatataaatatatatatttatatatagaaatatttcgataagtatttatttaaatatatcctattatatgtatatatatttatataaatatttctattgatataaatattaaattaaataaatatatatatgtatatattcatatatgtatatatataaaatataaatacatatgaatatatatatttataatataatatatatatatatatctatatatatttatttatatttatatataatatatatatatatataatatataaaagttGTCTGGAATATtaatgcccccccaccccctctcctttcatttatttatttttctgttccTTTTAGGTGGGTGAGGTAGATgtgttgtctgtttgtatatgttaacaaaaatatgaaaatatcagttaaagtgcatgtttacTGTATTCTGTGCATGTCaatgtttctaaataaaatgtaaaaaattattCAAGAGGCAAAATTACACAGAATTTCACAATAAAGTCCAAAAAGTAATCCCACTTTGGTGAGGAGGAAATTTTTGGTCCTTTTGAAACCCCAGACGGGTCTCC
It contains:
- the LOC130196484 gene encoding SEC14-like protein 2, with the protein product MSGRVGDLSPKQTEALEQFRERVQDILPLLPAQHDHFLLRWLRARNFHLQKSEAMLRKHLEFRKRIKVDEILTDWRPPEVIEKYLSGGMCGYDREGSPIWYDVIGPMDPKGLFLSASKQDFIKSKIQDCEALQRECNLQSQRLERNVEGITMIYDVEGLGLKHLWKPAIETYGEILQMFEENYPEGLKRLFVIKAPKLFPVAYNLVKHFLSENTRQKIHILGANWQEVLMKYIDPEELPVMYGGKLTDPDGDPRCRTKIHNVGPVPPSYYVRDHVKVDYERCMTVSRGSSQQVDQEILFPGCVLRWQFSTQSADIGFGVFLKGKRGEWKKASQMHEVVLSQRYNSHLVPEDGSLTCEQPGVYVLRFDNTYSIFQAKRISFTVEVLLPDHLKSPPQSPPQSPLQSPLQSPLQSPLQSPLQSPLEANGGVRSHERGEGDGQSA